The nucleotide window GCTACTGTTTTTTTCGCAGTTTATAAAACAGCGGAATGAATCCCAAAGCAGTAATAAAGATGAGACCGTATTTTAGGATCTTATTTTCCGATATCAGCCTTTTATTCTCTAAAAGTAATGTGTTCATTTTACGGTTGGAGCCCCAGTCCACAATTTCAACCACATTTTTATCCACCTCCATACTGTCCTGATTTGCATTTTGAAATTCAGTAGTGAGCCTGCTTAAGATAGCCAGCTCCGACGTCGAAATTTGAGAGAATGCTTTTGTTGACAGGCAATGGCTTGAATACACAAAATCGCTATCGGAATCGAAGAATCCGAAAATCAGGTGTTTCCCCAGCTCACTGAACGGGTAATCACATGTATCTAAGGAGGAAGAAAGTAAAGTTATCTCTCGGGTACGAAAAAAAGATGAATCAAATGGTGACTTATAACTTTTTACAAGCCTGGCTTTACTAAGGAGGATTGGATTATTGGGCTGAATACCCGGAAATTCGTGAGCTGCACTGTAAATATCGGCAACAAACACAAAATCGGCAGTTTTAAAGGAACTTTCAATATCATGATGGCTGCATTTACATGCGAATGCCGCAGTATACATTAGCATAGCCAACAGGACCGTCCATTTCTGCACCATTATTTCTGAAAGAACATCTTAACCGCTACCACAAACATCAATACGGCAAAGACTTTTCTGATCATATCCTGCGATAGCGAAATGGCCGTTTTACTGCCCAAATAACTGCCCAGCACGAAGCCACAGCACAGTAATAGCGCGGTTTTAATGTCCACATTACCGGTTTTGTAGTAATTCATCACCCCAAAAAAGCCGACCGGCACCATAAGGAGCGCCAGTGTTGTACCCTGGGCTTTATGTTGGGTAAAACCAAACAGCAGCACGAGTACAGGAACCATTACTATACCGCCGCCTATGCCTACCAGGCCGCTTAGATACCCGGCCAACAGGCCAAGCAGGATAAGTCCGATCACTAATGTGGTGTTGTCCATCTTCATTTGGGTTGGGTTACTGGAAATTGTTTCTCAAATCACGCACTTCCTTTACTTTCGATTTGAAATAGTCGGCTTTTTGCGGGTGCTTTTCGGCCAGGATGTGGAAAGCATGAATAGCCCGCGCGTAAAGTTTCTGTTCCACGTAAATATTGGCCAAAGTCTCTGTCATAAGGTGGGAAATATCACTTTTCTTTTCTTTGATGACAAAGTTTCCTTCCTCACGCAACTGCGAGATACGGGGGGCAGTTTCGATAAATTTTTCAATAATCTCTGTTTTCCTGTCCTCTTCCGGTACCGGCACAACTGGCGGAGCAGCTTCTTTGCGGTCGATTTTGAGCCAGTTTTGCCATGTATTGATAAACTGAGGCACATTACTTTCGTCATCAGCAACGCTTTGTACTGGCTCTGTTACTTGATCCACTGATTTTGCCTCTATTCCTGAAGGTTGTTTCTGAATAACAGGAACTTCCTCTACAGTTTTCATTTCTTCGGTCGCCTCTTGCGTAATTTCAAATTCTGCTTTAGGCAGCTGCTCTTCTGTTTTAAGCAGAGCATCAGGTGTATGCAAAGATACACTCATTGGTTTCCAGCCCGTTCTGACTGAGGCTTTAGATGCGTCAATTGTCCGGCTCTTATCAGTTTCACCGGCAGACGATGCCGGAACATCATCCATAGTCGCTGAATCAGAGCCGGAAACGGATTGACTTGGCTCTTCTTCCACAGTGGGAGGAGTTACAGGTGCAGGCGTTCCCGATTTCACCAAAAAATCCTGAGTATCACTGAAACTGATTTCTGAACTTTGAGCTTCCTCTTCCAGCGGTGTCTTCTGTATCTGCGCAGCCTTTTTCTCCTTGATTTTCCTCTCCACTTCAGCGATCAGCCGCTGCATTTCTGCTTCATGTTTGTTCGATACCGATGCGGGAGGCACTGTGGTTTCATCCTTTTTTGGTGTTGCGGTAATCTTTACTTCGGGCAGGAACGGAGCGATACCGTGGAAACTAACATCGGCGGCTGCCGGTTCCTCCCCGTATGCTTCCGGCGATATCTGAATATCTTCATGTGTTTCCGTTTCAGGGGCAGCATCTGAAACTGCTTCTTCCTCAGCTTCAAAAACTTCATCTTCCCTGGCAGCCAGCTCATTAACCGGTGCCGATTCTTCACTGAAAACCTTTGGTGCGGCCACATTTGCATCTGCGATCACTAACTTACCACTTTCCGCAGAGGCCTCCTTATCAATCACCGGAGTAGCCTGTTGCAGAAAGTCTTCTTCACCTTCAAATAAGATTCTGTTCAGTTCTCCATTTACATAAATGGGCTTTGCAGCACTGGTTTCGGCAGGTGTGATTTTTGTAAATATCTTCTCTTCAGCCTTTTCTGCCAGCCCGGGGGCATCCTCAACCGCAGTCGTGTTGTCTGTTTCTGCATTCACAGGCCTGCCGGCGGGAAGGTTGGCCGCTATATCTGCAACAACATCATCAACTTGTGACTTTTCGTCAGTATCATGGGTTGATCCGGACTGTTCCGCAGAAACCGCAGGAGTTCCAGCTTCCCCAGCCACGGTAAGGGCTGTAGTTCGACCATTTACAAGCTGAAACAGAATCTTTTTATCTGTAGTATAGGCGGCGGTTCTTGAAAGAACATTGCGGTAATCTTCAGGATCGAAGCGTGAGGCAGCAAGCAGTGCGAGCGCACGCAAACTCTGCACGTAAGGCGTGGCCTTGATCTGCTCATTCAGCAGTTTAAGATCATCCGCCTGTAAAAGATTTGGGTTTTCTAAAAGGTCCAGTATACGCGTGTTCATATTACCAGTTGGCTACAATATCGTTAAAAATCTTATTGATGATCCGCTCATTAACCAGTTTAACCTGTGAGGCTTCAATGGCATTTATGTCCAGGTCGCTGCTGAATACAGCTTCGTCTGAAAATGTCCTGTCAAAACTTTTATCGGGTTCAATCCTGTTTTCGTAATGCACTTTTACAGAGATGGTGAGCTTATTCTGGGCCGCCTGGATATTTCCTCCTGCTGCATCAACATTTGATGAGATTGTAGTGGGCGAAATACTGTAGTCGGTAATCTCGCCTTCAATAAGCAGATCAGGGTTCTCCTTTGTACCTTTCAGTGTGGTACGCTGCAGGAAGCGGTTCTGGATATCAGTGGAGAACTGCTGCGCCAGGGTAGGATTAACGAGGGGTGCATTGTTGATGAATTCGTTGATCTGTACGGTCTTTATTTCAGGGCTCAGCGAGGATCCCGTGAACGTATAACAGGACTGCAGCAACCCGCCAGCAAGCATTGCCAATACGAGGAAGGTGTTTAAAATTCGGTTTATTTTCATATCAATCTTCCAGGTTATACTGTTTAATTTTTCGGTAAAGGGTACGCTGGGAAATACCCAGCTCGTCCGCGGCTTTATTCCGGCGGCCCTTATGTTTTTCCAGTGCCTTCACGATAAGTTCACGTTCATTATTCTGCAGAGACAGTGAATGACTTTCTTCAATTTCAATATCCTCCACATCATCATACTCGCCGCTGGGTTCAGTATAAATAGAGGCACGGCTAGTGGGGTTTTGATTTCCATTTTCAAAATAAAGCAGTGAGTTCTGATTCTGAGAATTGCTTTCTCCCGTAAATACGCGGTTAATCAAATTCTTTTCCTGATTGCTGAGGTCTTCGCTGCCACGGTTTTTAATCAGTTCCGAAGTAAGTGACTTAAGGTCATTAAGGTCGTTACGCATATCGAAAAGGATTTTGTACATAATTTCCCTCTCAGAATGAAACTCAGAACTGGATACATGACCGGGACCGGATTTCTGAACCACGGCAGGGAGATGCGCGTTCATCGGAATATACTCCGCCAGTTTGGTGGAATTTACGGTCCGGTTTTGCTCTACCACTGTCATCTGTTCTACAAGATTACGGAGCTGGCGCACATTTCCGGGGAAAGCATAATTTTCCAGATAGTTCACCGCATCGTCGCTAAGTACAAGTTCCGGCATTCTGTACTTTTCAGCAAAATCAATAGCGAACTTCCTGAACAGCAGGTGCACATCGCCCTTTCTTTCGCGCAGCGGCGGCATGTCAATCTGGACTGTGTTCAGACGGTAATAAAGATCCTCACGAAAACGACCGTCTTCAATAGCTTTAAGCATATTTACGTTGGTGGCAGCTACAATTCTCACGTTGGTTTTCTGAATTTGGGAGGAACCTACCTTCATAAATTCCCCGCTTTCCAGGACCCTAAGCAAGCGCACCTGAGTTTGCAGCGGCAATTCGCCCACTTCATCCAGAAAAATCGTTCCACCATCAGCCACCTCAAAATAGCCTTTTCGGGTAGCGGTGGCTCCTGTAAAAGCTCCTTTTTCGTGGCCAAAAAGCTCAGAATCAATTGTACCTTCAGGGATGGCTCCACAGTTTACAACAATATAGGGCTGATGCTTACGGCGTGACTCTCCGTGTATAATTTTCGGAATAAACTCCTTGCCCACACCGGATTCACCTATCACCAAAACGGAAATATCGGTCGGAGCTACCTGAATGGCCTTTTCCAGCGCACGGTGCAGTGCCGGAAAATTACCAATGATCCCAAAACGGGTCTTTATGGATTGTAGGTCTGTCATTTTAAATCAAAATTTTATGATTATAGAAGTCCCGGCGGGAATCTGTCTATTCGCAGGCCCCTAAAAGTGTACCCTGCGTATTTCCGTATACCAAAACGGTCACAATGTCTCCAGGTTTCTGCCCCGGTTTTTTATCGAACACACAAACTGCATTCTGGGAGTTACGGCCCTTCCATTGATTTTCATTTTTCTTGGAAACACCTTCAATAAGCACCTCATGCTCACGGCCCACATAACTCTCCATCCGCTTTCGCGAGAGTTGACCCTGCAGTGCGATCACTTCTGAAAGCCTTCTCTGCTTAACTTCTGCCGGAACATCGTCCTCCATCTTTTTATGTGCTGGAGTACCGGGCCTTTCGGAATAAGCGAACATATAACCATAATCGTATTCCACCTCTTTCATGAGTGAAAGAGTCTGCTCATGGTCGGCTTCGGTTTCACCGCAGAAACCGATAATCATGTCCTGGGAGAATGCAATTTCAGGAACAATTTCCTTTGCCTTCCTGATAAGTTCAAGATATTCCTCACGTGTATGCTGGCGGTTCATGCGCTCCAGAATCCTGTTGCTGCCGCTCTGTACAGGCAAATGAACGTATTTACAGATGTTCTTATGCTTCGCCATTACGGTGAAGACATCCATGGTCATATCATGCGGATTGGAAGTAGAGAAGCGAATACGCATCTCCGGTACCGCTACAGCTGCCATATTCAGGAGCTGTGCAAAATTGACCGCGGTAAGCTTCTGCATCTCCGTTGCATTCCTGAAGTCCTTCTTGGCTCCACCGCCATACCAGAGGTATGAATCCACATTCTGACCCAGCAGGGTAATTTCCTTATAACCGCTGTTCCAAAGTTCCTGACATTCAGAAATGATGGAGTGCGGGTCACGGCTGCGCTCCCGGCCGCGTGTGAAAGGGACAACACAGAAAGTGCACATATTGTCGCAGCCTCTTGTGATCGTTACAAATGCTGTAACACCGTTTCCGCCCAAACGGACCGGATTGATATCTGCATAGGTTTCCTCTTTCGAAAGAATGACGTTTATGGCGTCGCGTCCTCCTTCTGTTTCCTTCAGGAGATTGGGAAGGTCGCGGTAAGCGTCCGGGCCCACCACCAGATCTACCAGTTGCTCTTCCTCCAAAAATTTAGTTTTCAGCCGTTCTGCCATGCAGCCAAGCACCCCTACTGTTAAACCGGGTTTGGCTTTTTTAAGGTTTTTGAACTGCGAAAGGCGCATCCTTACCGTTTGCTCGGCTTTTTCGCGAATGGAACAGGTATTCAGCAGAATAAGATCTGCCTCATCCTGGTTTAGTGTCGTGTTATAACCCTGCTCATTCAGGATGGAGGCTACAATCTCTGAATCAGAGAAATTCATCTGGCAACCGTAACTTTCCAAAAAGAGTTTCTTGGAATTGCTGGGTTTTTCGGCTATGGCAAAGGCTTCGCCCTGCTTTGTTTCGTCTATATATTTATCCTGCACAGTAGTCGTTATTAGATTAAATTCAGGTAAAGCGCTGAATTCACTTCAATTAAAGTGCAAAGATAAGAATTATTGTGACAGAATGGCAGCTAGAAAGTAGATCTGTGCATGCCGCGCTGAAACATGGGATTGATATGAGGCTGATTTTGCGGAGCTTCACTTTCACGCGCAAACTCCAATTTAATTGGGAGTCGGAACCGAGCGCGGACCGGCAAACCGTTGAATGTAGCAGGCACCCATTTGGCTTTGATCTTGTCTATAGCCCGGTGCGCTTCTTTTATCAGCTGCTTATCATTGCCGGCGATATTTACATCTTCAATTATGCCTTGCTGATTTACCACAAAACCTATTTCAATAGAAACTGCGCGACCACCTCTTCCTATGGCAGATAGATCGAAATGATTTGCAAACTCCCTTCTGAAGGCCCGAATCCCACCGGGAAACTCTGCATTAGTAGGCGATTTAATCACTAACCCATCCACGTAATTCTCAAATAAAACGCTGGGTAAAAAAGGAATTTTGGCAATAGCCTGTACCGGCTGGCCCTGTACAGATGCGGGCTTCCAATTCTTTAGATGCGGGAGAACCTTTCTAAACATGTCGTAGGCACACTTATTGGCCTCTATAGTTGCGGAGTCAAAATCTTTAACAAAACGAACCTTAGAATTTTCTGTAATTAGGACGGAAGCTTCATAACTTTCAGACTCTGAACAGTTAGTGAATTTCTGATCCTTCAATATCTGGTGCATTTCCCTATATAACTGAGGTTTCCCACCAGAGTAATAATCCTGATCCTGAGGAAATTCAAAAATTGAAGGCTGTTCCTGCGCCACAACATTGGAAAACAAAACAACAGCTATAAGAAGTAAATAGTTATTCATAGTAAAAGTTTTTGTACAAAAAAATTACAAGCTAAGACTGAAAATTATTCCTGATAGTTTTTTACCTATAAATTTTAGCGAAACCGCATGGATATTGGTAGCCGCATGCTTGCTTTAACAGCTTTACCGTTCACCTCCGCCGGTTTCCACCGCATAGTTATCCGTTGAACTGCAGCTACTGCAGCTACAGCCAAATCCCAGTTGTGATCTCCTGTTACTTTGATATTCTCCATTTTACCCAACTCATTAACATCAAAGGAAACCTGAATCGATATTGTCTTGGCATCTGAATCTACTGACTTTGTATTAAAGTTTTTTCCAAACTCTTTCTGAAAGGCGGCAAATCCGCCGGGAAATTCCGGTTGCTTAGTAAATTCGTTTGGATGAAACCTTTTCTCTTCAAAATGATCTGCCGGAATAAACCGCACCTCTGCAATGGCAGCTGTGGGCTTCCCGCCAACTTCCGCTGGCACCCAACCTTTTAAATGTGGCAGGACTTTGCGGAACATATCGTACGCACATTTGTTTCGGGCAACGTTGGCGCTATCAAAATCCTTCACGAAAAACGCGGTGCCATCCTCCCGGACAAGAACCGAAGCTGTATAAGACTGGTCATCTTCGCATGGCTGCAAATTGTAATCTTTCAGCAGCTTTTGGATTTCATCATCCAACATTGTTTTGCCGCCACGATAGAATTCCTGTTCCGAAGGGGAGATTACGTAATCAGCCAGGCCCTGTGCATTAACTTTTACAAAAAGGCTGAGAATAGAAAAAAGAAAAATTTTACGCATCAGATAAAAGTCTTAAATAACAAAAAGGTCATCTTGGTTTGCCTAGCGGATCTTTTGAAACAATCTATAATTGTCCCAGTGAAAGTTTGGACTACGGCTGTAACGAAAGTTCTTTTTTCGGGAATCCATCGGCACTATCACAACCCACTCGAAGGGCATGCTGTTCATTGTTGCTGGCGCCCAGTCGCCGGGAATATTTTTCAGTTTAGATGCAGCTTTGTGGATACTATTTGCGTCCGTACCTCCATACACCAACGCAGCATCCGTAAGTTGTCCCTTATCACTTATCAAAAAAACAACAGCAAGCGGTTCATCGGTATTTCGCAGAATATCATTGGTCAGCACCAGAGATATCTTTTTGTTTAATACCTCCAGGCCATCCGAAAAAGTAGCCGGTGTGAACACGTTTTCCGCCGGATTAAGTTTTGAGTATGAAATAAAAAATGGCTGTACAGTAAATTTTGCGATGGCTTTCACCCTACTTCCATCTACAACAGCCGGCATCCAGCCCTTTAGGTGCGGAAGCAATGCTTTGCTGAAGTTATAGGCACATTTATTCGCAGCAATGGTTAGTGAGTCTTCATCTTTAACAAGATTAATTTTTCCATCCGGATAAACCAGCACAGACGGAGAGTACACTTCCTTGCGGTCCTTACATCTGGGAATATTGTGTTTTGCAGCAATATTGATCATTTCTGCTGTAAGCGCGGATTGGCCACCTTCATAAAAATGCTGTCCGGAAGGATACCTTGCGTGTACCTGTGCGAACAGCTGTAGCTGCCCGGCTGCCAAAAAGAATATAAATATAGCCAAAAAGCTGCGGTTTTTATAAATACTCATATCAGAAACCCCGGTAATCTGGCATACTTCTATGTTCACTCTCTCTCTCCATATCAAAATTAAAATCCTGCTGAAAGTTCATCAACAACGTGTATCGAACGGGAATTCCATTAACCGATCCGGGCCGCCAAACCCCTTTAATCGATTTTATTGCGGCTGCTAATTTATTATTGTTGATTTCGGACAACTGCGTATTTCTGATCTGTACGTCATCAATTTTCCCATCAGGAGAAATCACAACCGCAAGTTCAACCTTTCTCCGGTCTACATTATAAGCCAGGGAACTCTCCAGAATATGCTTTACCTGAGAATGGAAATTACCGTTACCTTTTTTATAATTCGGCTCTATAATAATATCCGGCGTCACTTTTCTGGTTTCACTAAATATAACATTCGGTACAATGTTCACCATCGCCACAGCCTTAACCGGCTTTCCGTCCACCGTAGCAGCTCTCCAACCCTTCAGATGGGGGAAAAGTTTTCTGCTCATTTCGTAAGCGCACTTATTTCTTTGGATGTTCAACGTGTCAAAGTCTTTTATGAAACGGGCGCGTCCATCAGGATTTACGAGCACTGCCATTGGGTAACGCTCCCCTGTTTCCGCGCAGGGCTTCAGACTTTGAGCCCTTGCGATCTCCTTCAGTTCTTCATTCAACCGGTTTAATCCACCATCATAAAATCCCTGGCCATAGGGGTATTTTTCCAGTATCTGTGCGGCGGTAATTACAGGAAAAAGGAAGACGAGGCTACAAAGGAGTGCAGATAGACAGCGAAAGCGGAAAACCATACTAAAAGTTTTTATTGGCAGATTGCATTGCGCAATAGTACAACATTTAGTTTAGATTACATATCAAAACTGTCTGTCCGGAAATTAATTTTTTGGCGTATGCGGGAATCCACAGGTATTCCATTGCAGGTTGCGGGCGTCCAGGAAGGGTTCATATTCCTTAAAGCTAGTTCCACATCACGTTCCAGAAGATGTCCGTTGGTAACTTCAGGTTTTAACTGAAAACGCTGCAGCGAACCGTTTTTTCCTATAAAGAGAATAAGCTCAAAGGTGCCGTTTACGGTGTAAAGACCTGTATCCAGAAATCCTTTCATCTGCCGGCTGATATTCTGCTTGAAAATACTTTCACCACCGGTAAACCGGGCATAGACCGGCGAGCCGCACTTCAGGCGGTAATACTCCGTGGGATGATCAAGCTCATAGGAGATGGCAACACGAACAAATTCTTCAGAATTTTCAGAAATCTCGCTGTCCTCAATCAGGGTTTGCGCCTGCACAAAAGCACCAGTAAACAACAGAATGAATATAAGACGCATCATGATGTTAAATTTTTACAAAGTTAAGGCATAATAGAGATCTGTGCTGCTTATTTTTAAAATCAATAACACACGAGATATTTTCCAAAAACGCGGCACGCCACTTCGGCAAGAGTTACCATCTACAGTACCTCGATCTGGTTGCGCAGCAAGTCCTCAAATTCATCCCGCTTTCTGATCAGATGCGCTTTACCGTCCATAAAAAGTACTTCGGCGGGTTTCAAACGGGAATTGAAGTTGGAGCTCATCTCAAAACCGTAAGCTCCGGCATTTCTGAACACAAGCACATCACTTTCCCGCACTTCGTTAAGTTTGCGGTCCCAGGCGAAGGTATCCGTTTCACAAATATTGCCGACTACAGTGTAAATGCGCTGTGCGCCTTTAGGATTGCTGAGATTTTCGATATGGTGATAGGAATCATAGAACATGGGCCTTATCAGATGATTGAAGCCTGAGTTGATACCACAGAATACAGTTGCTGTGGTTTGCTTGATCACATTGGCCTTTACCAGAAAATGACCACTGTTTCCCACCAGAAACTTCCCGGGTTCAAACCACAGCTGGAATTTCTTGCCGGTCTCCTTCTGATAAACCGAAAGCGCTTTCTCCACCTTTTTCCCCAGAGTCTTCACATCTGTTTCCAGATCACCTTCCTGATAGGGAATTTTGAAACCACTGCCCATGTCCAGATATTTCAGGTCCGGGAAATGTTCCGCAAGTTCAAACATGATTTCCAGACCCTGCAGGAATACATCCGGGTCTTTGATCTCACTTCCGGTATGCATATGAAGCCCCTCAACCAAAAGATTCGTGGATTTCATTACCCGCTCAATATGCCTGAGCTGATGGATGGAGATTCCGAACTTGGAATCAATATGTCCGGTTGAGATCTTATGGTTTCCGCCTGCATAAATGTGCGGATTGATCCTTATAAAAATTGGATAAGAAGATCCATATCTGTTGCCAAACTGCTCCAGAATGGAGATGTTGTCTATATTGATATGCACCTTAAGTTCCATTGCATCTTCAATTTCCTTCAGGTCTACGCAGTTGGGCGTAAACAGAATACGGTTATGAGTGAAGCCTGCACGCAACCCCAGTTTCACTTCATTTATTGATACACAGTCCAAACCCGCACCCAGTTTTTCAATATATTTAAGGATATTGATGTTGGTTAGCGCCTTGGCGGCATAAAAAAAACGGGTATGTCGGTGGAATGATGAAGTAAGTTTTTCGTACTGAATTTTTATACTTTCCGCATCATACACATATACCGGGGTTCCGTACTGTTCTGCAATCTTAAGCAAGTCTTTGTCTGTCATTATTTTATTTCGTCTTTATTGAATATATGCAGCCCATCATATACGTGGGCAACACTCTAACTTCGGCTTATGCCGGTACCTCCTGAATCTCGCAGTCACCTTTCAGCAGCAGGAGCCGGAGATCATTCTGCAGATCACCGGTAGGCTTGGAAAGGTCAATCTTAATCTTAGAAATCTTGCTCCAGGTCTGAATCTGCGTATAGAGATCATAAAAACCATAGGAGGTTATTTTTCCTTCTTTCAGGATAATAAATGCCTTTTCGCCGCGGGTACGGCCTTCGCAAATCCACATTTCGCTTCGGTCCTGAAGAGACAACAGTTTTATTAATTCGTCTGCATTCTGAAACTCCTCACGGGATTTAATAAAACTCGCCACTTTAAGACCCTGTGTAAAAGATTTAAACCTTAGAATGGGCAAACTTTCTTCCCGGGGATTAATTTTCTCCACCACGTATTTTCCGTTCCGGAAGAAAAGACCAAATGGAAGACTTTCTTTCCTGTACAGTCCTTTGGTGCGCATCATGAGCCTCGCCAGCACATCATTTCCGGTAAGCTCGTAATGAATCTGTTTTACATCGTCCTGAATCTGTTTCCATTTTTTCAGCTTGGAGATGAAAACACTTTTCGCAAATTTGCGAAGGTCATCTGTAAAATCGGAATAGATGATTTTCCCGTCTTCATTCTGAAAATATATAATTCCTCTTTCTGAAGGCAAATCCTGAGTAAGGTCGCGGATTTTGTTCAGATAGGTATCTGCATTAAGGTGCTCATGCTGCTGCTGAATGATTTCGGAATCTTTATCCTTGATAATCAGAAGCTTAAAAAGGTCTAATGTAGCTCTGGCATCACCTGCTGCACGGTGATGGTCTACTA belongs to Chryseobacterium sp. and includes:
- the lysA gene encoding diaminopimelate decarboxylase — its product is MTDKDLLKIAEQYGTPVYVYDAESIKIQYEKLTSSFHRHTRFFYAAKALTNINILKYIEKLGAGLDCVSINEVKLGLRAGFTHNRILFTPNCVDLKEIEDAMELKVHINIDNISILEQFGNRYGSSYPIFIRINPHIYAGGNHKISTGHIDSKFGISIHQLRHIERVMKSTNLLVEGLHMHTGSEIKDPDVFLQGLEIMFELAEHFPDLKYLDMGSGFKIPYQEGDLETDVKTLGKKVEKALSVYQKETGKKFQLWFEPGKFLVGNSGHFLVKANVIKQTTATVFCGINSGFNHLIRPMFYDSYHHIENLSNPKGAQRIYTVVGNICETDTFAWDRKLNEVRESDVLVFRNAGAYGFEMSSNFNSRLKPAEVLFMDGKAHLIRKRDEFEDLLRNQIEVL
- a CDS encoding sulfite exporter TauE/SafE family protein, which codes for MKMDNTTLVIGLILLGLLAGYLSGLVGIGGGIVMVPVLVLLFGFTQHKAQGTTLALLMVPVGFFGVMNYYKTGNVDIKTALLLCCGFVLGSYLGSKTAISLSQDMIRKVFAVLMFVVAVKMFFQK
- a CDS encoding energy transducer TonB — protein: MNNYLLLIAVVLFSNVVAQEQPSIFEFPQDQDYYSGGKPQLYREMHQILKDQKFTNCSESESYEASVLITENSKVRFVKDFDSATIEANKCAYDMFRKVLPHLKNWKPASVQGQPVQAIAKIPFLPSVLFENYVDGLVIKSPTNAEFPGGIRAFRREFANHFDLSAIGRGGRAVSIEIGFVVNQQGIIEDVNIAGNDKQLIKEAHRAIDKIKAKWVPATFNGLPVRARFRLPIKLEFARESEAPQNQPHINPMFQRGMHRSTF
- a CDS encoding LptE family protein, producing the protein MKINRILNTFLVLAMLAGGLLQSCYTFTGSSLSPEIKTVQINEFINNAPLVNPTLAQQFSTDIQNRFLQRTTLKGTKENPDLLIEGEITDYSISPTTISSNVDAAGGNIQAAQNKLTISVKVHYENRIEPDKSFDRTFSDEAVFSSDLDINAIEASQVKLVNERIINKIFNDIVANW
- a CDS encoding energy transducer TonB gives rise to the protein MVFRFRCLSALLCSLVFLFPVITAAQILEKYPYGQGFYDGGLNRLNEELKEIARAQSLKPCAETGERYPMAVLVNPDGRARFIKDFDTLNIQRNKCAYEMSRKLFPHLKGWRAATVDGKPVKAVAMVNIVPNVIFSETRKVTPDIIIEPNYKKGNGNFHSQVKHILESSLAYNVDRRKVELAVVISPDGKIDDVQIRNTQLSEINNNKLAAAIKSIKGVWRPGSVNGIPVRYTLLMNFQQDFNFDMERESEHRSMPDYRGF
- a CDS encoding energy transducer TonB, whose protein sequence is MRKIFLFSILSLFVKVNAQGLADYVISPSEQEFYRGGKTMLDDEIQKLLKDYNLQPCEDDQSYTASVLVREDGTAFFVKDFDSANVARNKCAYDMFRKVLPHLKGWVPAEVGGKPTAAIAEVRFIPADHFEEKRFHPNEFTKQPEFPGGFAAFQKEFGKNFNTKSVDSDAKTISIQVSFDVNELGKMENIKVTGDHNWDLAVAAVAAVQRITMRWKPAEVNGKAVKASMRLPISMRFR
- a CDS encoding sigma-54 interaction domain-containing protein; protein product: MTDLQSIKTRFGIIGNFPALHRALEKAIQVAPTDISVLVIGESGVGKEFIPKIIHGESRRKHQPYIVVNCGAIPEGTIDSELFGHEKGAFTGATATRKGYFEVADGGTIFLDEVGELPLQTQVRLLRVLESGEFMKVGSSQIQKTNVRIVAATNVNMLKAIEDGRFREDLYYRLNTVQIDMPPLRERKGDVHLLFRKFAIDFAEKYRMPELVLSDDAVNYLENYAFPGNVRQLRNLVEQMTVVEQNRTVNSTKLAEYIPMNAHLPAVVQKSGPGHVSSSEFHSEREIMYKILFDMRNDLNDLKSLTSELIKNRGSEDLSNQEKNLINRVFTGESNSQNQNSLLYFENGNQNPTSRASIYTEPSGEYDDVEDIEIEESHSLSLQNNERELIVKALEKHKGRRNKAADELGISQRTLYRKIKQYNLED
- the miaB gene encoding tRNA (N6-isopentenyl adenosine(37)-C2)-methylthiotransferase MiaB, with product MQDKYIDETKQGEAFAIAEKPSNSKKLFLESYGCQMNFSDSEIVASILNEQGYNTTLNQDEADLILLNTCSIREKAEQTVRMRLSQFKNLKKAKPGLTVGVLGCMAERLKTKFLEEEQLVDLVVGPDAYRDLPNLLKETEGGRDAINVILSKEETYADINPVRLGGNGVTAFVTITRGCDNMCTFCVVPFTRGRERSRDPHSIISECQELWNSGYKEITLLGQNVDSYLWYGGGAKKDFRNATEMQKLTAVNFAQLLNMAAVAVPEMRIRFSTSNPHDMTMDVFTVMAKHKNICKYVHLPVQSGSNRILERMNRQHTREEYLELIRKAKEIVPEIAFSQDMIIGFCGETEADHEQTLSLMKEVEYDYGYMFAYSERPGTPAHKKMEDDVPAEVKQRRLSEVIALQGQLSRKRMESYVGREHEVLIEGVSKKNENQWKGRNSQNAVCVFDKKPGQKPGDIVTVLVYGNTQGTLLGACE
- a CDS encoding PolC-type DNA polymerase III, with the translated sequence MYSVIDIESNGAGFRKESIIEIAVYKYDGHEIVDQFMSLVNPDSDITPFVQKLTGITPKMVRTAPRFHEIAKRVVEMTAGTTLVGHNIEFDYRMLRQEFKRLGYDYRINTLDTIPLAKKLIPEAESYSLGKLVKSLGIPLVDHHRAAGDARATLDLFKLLIIKDKDSEIIQQQHEHLNADTYLNKIRDLTQDLPSERGIIYFQNEDGKIIYSDFTDDLRKFAKSVFISKLKKWKQIQDDVKQIHYELTGNDVLARLMMRTKGLYRKESLPFGLFFRNGKYVVEKINPREESLPILRFKSFTQGLKVASFIKSREEFQNADELIKLLSLQDRSEMWICEGRTRGEKAFIILKEGKITSYGFYDLYTQIQTWSKISKIKIDLSKPTGDLQNDLRLLLLKGDCEIQEVPA